In one window of Bacteroidota bacterium DNA:
- a CDS encoding aminotransferase class V-fold PLP-dependent enzyme — protein sequence MSKLIYLDNSATTFPKPEVVYDYMDKFYRKHGVNPGRSGFDAAIETEEIVYNTRKLLMELFNGDGDPNRLTFSYNASDSLNMILLGMAEKGDHVITTMLEHNSVLRPLYHLEMDGIIEVTHVPFDASGFVNPDDIRKALKKNTKMVVVNHSSNVIGTIQPLMEIGKICKENGVFFVVDGSQSAGATPVDMQAMGIDAFAFTGHKCLMGPTGIGGSYIMDNIPVRGTRFGGTGVRSAQKTHLSEFPYRMECGTLNIVGVAGLYAGTKWVMEQGIENLHHKEITLWDKLRKGLSEIENITIYCAKGIENQNPVLSFNVKGFESGDVGTMLDVDYNIACRTGLQCAPLVHVGLGTDQIHGTVRLSIGPFNTDEHVDMAIEAVKDIASIPR from the coding sequence ATGAGCAAACTTATTTATCTCGACAATTCCGCTACAACCTTTCCCAAACCGGAAGTGGTGTATGATTACATGGACAAGTTTTACCGGAAACACGGGGTAAACCCCGGCCGATCAGGGTTTGATGCGGCTATTGAGACGGAAGAGATCGTTTACAATACCCGTAAACTTTTAATGGAACTGTTTAACGGAGACGGTGACCCTAACAGGCTTACATTCAGTTATAACGCGAGCGATTCTCTCAACATGATCCTGCTGGGAATGGCAGAAAAAGGCGATCATGTGATTACTACCATGCTGGAGCATAACTCTGTCCTCCGCCCACTCTATCATTTGGAGATGGATGGAATTATCGAAGTTACTCATGTTCCCTTTGATGCCAGCGGCTTTGTCAACCCGGATGATATCCGCAAAGCTTTGAAAAAGAACACCAAAATGGTGGTGGTGAACCACAGCTCCAACGTGATTGGTACGATTCAGCCACTCATGGAGATCGGAAAGATATGCAAAGAAAACGGGGTGTTTTTTGTTGTCGACGGGTCGCAGAGTGCCGGCGCCACCCCGGTGGATATGCAGGCCATGGGCATCGATGCCTTTGCTTTCACCGGTCATAAATGCCTGATGGGCCCTACCGGAATTGGTGGTTCCTATATCATGGATAACATCCCTGTCAGAGGTACCCGCTTCGGAGGCACCGGGGTCAGGTCTGCCCAGAAAACCCACCTCTCGGAATTCCCTTACCGCATGGAATGCGGTACACTGAATATTGTCGGGGTAGCCGGGCTTTATGCCGGTACCAAATGGGTGATGGAACAGGGGATAGAAAACCTCCACCACAAGGAGATTACCTTATGGGACAAACTCCGCAAAGGCCTGTCGGAAATAGAAAATATCACAATATACTGTGCTAAGGGCATAGAAAACCAAAATCCTGTGCTGAGTTTCAATGTGAAGGGATTCGAATCCGGTGATGTTGGGACCATGCTGGATGTAGATTACAATATCGCCTGCCGTACCGGATTGCAGTGCGCTCCGCTGGTACACGTAGGGCTGGGTACCGACCAGATTCATGGAACCGTGCGCCTTAGTATCGGTCCGTTCAATACGGATGAGCATGTCGATATGGCTATTGAAGCTGTGAAGGACATTGCTTCCATCCCAAGATAG
- a CDS encoding (Fe-S)-binding protein → MSDFNGEIMKKGLEPLEVNGNSRLLTHLNSCVHCGLCAESCVYYQVYGDERFVPAKKVDIVASIYRRYHTFSGKYFPWLTGARELNEATIEEMVDLLYGSCTMCDRCTVHCSIGVDIGYLVRTGRTMLANMGYVPATLQSTVNAAMTTGNNMSIPTQELVDTVQWLEEDLRFEVNDDNACIPLDQNDKDILYTLNPREPKFFPLSISAMAKVFYAAGESWSLSTRMYDVTNYAYFSGNNEEAREIARRLHDEMEIRGAKRCVLAECGHGSRSFRWEGPNYMGKEYPFETLTSVELLAEYIRIGKIKTDPEKNTERVTLHDPCNLVRSGGIVDEQRYILKHTVKDFVEMTPHGTDNLCCGGGGGQLSMSEYNERRMKIGGLKAEQIRKTGAKIVVTPCHNCVDQLIQINAAYKLGVQIKTLAEVVADALILENNKQ, encoded by the coding sequence ATGAGCGACTTTAACGGTGAAATAATGAAGAAAGGGCTGGAGCCGTTGGAAGTCAACGGAAACTCCCGCCTGCTGACACATCTGAACAGTTGTGTTCATTGCGGTCTTTGTGCGGAAAGTTGCGTCTATTACCAGGTTTACGGTGATGAACGCTTTGTCCCGGCTAAAAAAGTGGATATTGTTGCTTCCATATATCGCAGGTATCATACTTTTTCGGGAAAATATTTCCCATGGCTGACCGGGGCCCGTGAACTGAACGAAGCCACCATCGAAGAAATGGTGGATCTGCTTTACGGTTCCTGCACCATGTGCGATCGCTGTACGGTGCACTGCTCCATCGGGGTGGATATCGGGTACCTGGTAAGGACAGGCAGGACCATGCTGGCCAACATGGGCTATGTCCCCGCTACGCTTCAATCGACGGTGAATGCTGCCATGACCACAGGCAACAATATGTCGATACCCACACAGGAGCTGGTGGATACCGTTCAATGGCTGGAAGAAGACCTCCGTTTTGAGGTGAACGATGATAATGCTTGTATTCCACTTGATCAGAATGATAAGGACATCCTGTATACACTGAACCCCAGGGAACCCAAGTTTTTCCCTTTATCCATTTCTGCTATGGCCAAAGTGTTTTATGCGGCTGGGGAAAGCTGGTCCTTATCAACCCGTATGTACGATGTAACCAATTATGCTTATTTTTCAGGAAATAATGAGGAAGCAAGGGAGATAGCACGGCGTCTTCATGATGAGATGGAGATAAGGGGTGCAAAACGCTGCGTTCTTGCCGAATGCGGTCACGGCTCCCGTTCTTTCCGCTGGGAAGGCCCCAATTACATGGGAAAGGAATATCCTTTTGAAACCCTTACCTCTGTTGAACTCCTGGCAGAATACATCCGCATCGGTAAAATAAAGACCGACCCGGAAAAGAATACCGAAAGGGTTACTCTCCATGACCCCTGCAACCTTGTCAGGAGCGGTGGTATTGTCGATGAGCAGCGCTATATCCTGAAACATACCGTAAAAGATTTCGTGGAGATGACCCCTCATGGCACCGATAACCTTTGTTGCGGTGGGGGCGGTGGACAACTTTCCATGAGCGAATATAACGAGCGCAGGATGAAAATTGGCGGCCTGAAAGCCGAACAGATCCGTAAGACAGGGGCCAAAATCGTTGTTACACCCTGCCATAACTGCGTTGATCAGTTGATCCAGATCAATGCCGCGTATAAACTGGGTGTGCAGATCAAGACCCTTGCTGAAGTGGTTGCCGATGCACTCATCCTGGAAAACAATAAACAATAA
- a CDS encoding T9SS type A sorting domain-containing protein — protein MKRIILALVILSILIFQETQATDILVVDRDGSAWNPAFTDCWPRFMDALDANGLNYDYWEVAQQADNGPSFEVMQHYPVVIWFTGEVYSMQSTLTVEDEIQLSAYLNNGGKLFLSSQDYLYDRYPSGFGEDDFPRNYLGLLTVEYDVWVVNAPDLLNITGVSGTLAEGYDFFLEDIFSTATREGLYVDRITWSVSQAALEANGTSLTGPCAVQYDAGSYRAFFTTASFAAIQDASVRNNLILDIYQFLRYGGYEECYPYYSGFDHLNITQKLCQQDPCWIPYDFTPGSLIDPGITNLNPRSHPNSVVMVNGDHTIFYAYKYNGHHLLSCDLFIDPLFTGDIFIRQVGAIACRFDFSSATCTLHAGGTLITVPWVPSYWNNFQAWIDLGSDYYYLFFNEALIYEGQFSMQSNGSPGFKVLESFEIHATGGAPLYLDNFFLIPVQDCEQYEMFTAGEYICLQSPLWKTWDDVPGTSEDAYVSEDIAFHQSLKIEDQTNIYKAFSWESFTDGYHVLQMNIMVAPDHTAYLNLQKEVGIMGFYYGLEIFLEADGTGSLNAGGIASASFAYDQGEWQHLEIHIDLDADLCQVWLDGMLIHEYPWSTGNNGIPGPVKFGFLNIAAWNPAGYTTLAYVNEVCFSTYTGVGLPLMGETQPAVLLFPNPVKDCFFLEAPWDIQSYRVYNLNGQLIESGNSRSSRIELDASSWPAGVYLIRLFSQDQCLMGKMVRY, from the coding sequence ATGAAACGAATTATTTTAGCATTAGTCATTTTGAGTATCCTGATATTTCAGGAAACTCAGGCAACTGACATTCTGGTGGTTGACCGTGACGGTAGCGCTTGGAACCCGGCTTTTACCGACTGCTGGCCCAGGTTTATGGATGCGCTTGATGCCAACGGGCTAAACTATGATTACTGGGAAGTTGCCCAACAGGCCGACAATGGCCCATCATTTGAAGTCATGCAACACTATCCGGTAGTGATCTGGTTTACCGGTGAAGTGTACTCCATGCAATCTACCCTCACCGTGGAAGATGAGATACAATTATCTGCTTACCTCAATAATGGGGGTAAGCTATTTCTTTCTTCCCAGGATTATCTTTACGACCGGTACCCATCGGGTTTTGGGGAAGATGATTTTCCCAGGAATTACCTGGGGCTGTTGACGGTAGAATACGATGTCTGGGTAGTTAATGCTCCTGATCTTCTGAATATTACAGGGGTTTCAGGAACCCTGGCTGAGGGTTATGATTTTTTCCTGGAAGACATTTTTTCAACAGCAACCCGTGAAGGTTTGTATGTTGACAGGATCACATGGTCGGTAAGTCAGGCAGCGTTGGAAGCAAACGGCACTTCTCTGACCGGGCCATGCGCTGTACAATATGATGCCGGATCGTACCGTGCATTTTTTACAACTGCTTCATTTGCGGCCATTCAGGATGCTTCGGTAAGAAATAACCTCATCCTGGACATTTATCAATTCCTGCGTTACGGGGGATATGAAGAATGTTACCCGTATTATTCAGGATTCGATCATCTCAACATAACCCAGAAGCTTTGCCAGCAGGATCCTTGCTGGATCCCTTATGACTTTACCCCCGGTTCACTGATCGATCCGGGTATAACAAACCTAAATCCCCGAAGCCATCCCAATTCCGTGGTTATGGTGAATGGAGATCATACAATATTTTATGCCTATAAATACAATGGGCATCATCTTTTGAGCTGTGATCTTTTCATCGACCCATTGTTTACCGGGGATATTTTTATAAGACAGGTTGGTGCGATTGCTTGCCGGTTTGATTTTTCTTCCGCTACGTGCACGCTTCATGCCGGAGGCACCCTTATTACAGTCCCCTGGGTTCCATCCTACTGGAATAATTTCCAGGCATGGATTGACCTGGGATCGGATTATTATTACCTCTTCTTTAACGAAGCCCTCATATATGAAGGGCAATTCTCCATGCAAAGCAACGGCAGCCCAGGGTTCAAGGTATTGGAATCTTTTGAGATCCACGCAACCGGGGGGGCACCTTTGTATCTCGATAATTTCTTCCTGATCCCTGTTCAGGATTGCGAACAATATGAAATGTTCACCGCAGGAGAATATATTTGTCTTCAATCCCCCCTCTGGAAAACCTGGGACGATGTGCCCGGCACCTCAGAAGATGCATATGTTTCGGAAGATATTGCCTTCCATCAGTCGCTGAAGATCGAAGATCAGACAAACATCTATAAGGCTTTTTCCTGGGAAAGCTTTACCGACGGATATCATGTGCTGCAGATGAACATTATGGTAGCCCCGGATCATACCGCCTACCTGAACCTCCAGAAAGAAGTCGGCATTATGGGGTTTTATTACGGACTGGAAATATTTCTGGAAGCCGATGGCACCGGCAGCTTAAATGCAGGTGGGATAGCTTCGGCCTCATTCGCTTATGATCAGGGGGAATGGCAGCATCTGGAAATACATATTGACCTGGATGCCGACCTTTGTCAGGTGTGGCTGGATGGCATGCTGATCCACGAATATCCCTGGTCAACCGGCAATAACGGCATTCCCGGGCCGGTAAAATTTGGCTTTCTCAACATTGCTGCCTGGAACCCGGCTGGATATACCACACTTGCTTACGTTAACGAAGTTTGCTTCAGTACCTATACCGGGGTCGGCCTGCCGCTCATGGGAGAAACACAACCTGCCGTATTGCTTTTTCCGAATCCTGTTAAAGACTGCTTTTTCCTGGAAGCTCCATGGGATATACAATCATACCGGGTATATAACCTCAACGGACAATTGATTGAATCAGGGAATAGCCGTTCCTCCAGGATAGAACTGGATGCCTCGTCATGGCCTGCAGGGGTATATCTGATACGCCTGTTTTCACAGGATCAATGCCTGATGGGCAAGATGGTCAGGTATTAA
- a CDS encoding TusE/DsrC/DsvC family sulfur relay protein, protein MATLEIEGRIFEVDGDGFLQDPHIWDEEVARLIARYDGIEEMNDKHWAIVNVIRKNWEEKGMAPMVRTICQDTGVRLREIYELFPLGPARGACRVAGLPKPDGCV, encoded by the coding sequence ATGGCTACCCTGGAGATTGAAGGAAGAATATTTGAAGTGGATGGTGATGGCTTCCTGCAGGATCCTCACATCTGGGATGAGGAGGTTGCGAGGTTAATTGCGCGTTATGATGGCATAGAAGAGATGAATGACAAGCATTGGGCAATAGTTAACGTTATCCGTAAGAACTGGGAGGAAAAGGGTATGGCTCCTATGGTGAGAACGATTTGCCAGGATACGGGAGTCAGGTTAAGAGAGATCTATGAACTTTTCCCCCTTGGCCCTGCCCGCGGTGCCTGCCGTGTTGCCGGTCTGCCCAAACCCGATGGTTGTGTGTAA